The Octopus sinensis linkage group LG19, ASM634580v1, whole genome shotgun sequence genome contains a region encoding:
- the LOC118767225 gene encoding uncharacterized protein LOC118767225: MTVAAILYNTEEETNVLKVTRTTEVKWFGYSFEVTVQISLLDLHKIVDEIMLPKDVKLKVIVEGRSPICYHCEVQGHMQARCLQKQEVEQEEEVEQGVVARSQVSEEMENTQLVKERRKEMKMYIHHQKARKKSMQKGKEATIKSKSGIEMVETQKPGTSGEIRYGKREGVPKGKKTCG, translated from the exons ATGACTGTGGCAGCCATCCTCTACAACACAGAGGAGGAGACCAATGTGCTGAAGGTAACGAGGACAACAGAGGTAAAGTGGTTTGGATACAGCTTTGAGGTGACagtccaaatcagtttgctggaCCTGCATAAAATTGTAGATGAAATTATGTTGCCAAAGGATGTTAAATTAAAAGTAATAGTGGAGGGTAGATCTCCTATCTGCTACCACTGTGAAGTACAGGGACACATGCAAGCAAGGTGTCTCCAGAAACAAGAAGTAGaacaggaggaggaggtggaacaaGGAGTGGTAGCACGAAGCCAAGTAAGTGAAGAGATGGAAAATACTCAGTtggtaaaagaaagaagaaaagagatgaaaatGTATATTCACCACCAAAAAGCccgcaaaaaaag tatGCAGAAAGGAAAGGAAGCAACAATAAAGAGTAAAAGTGGGATAGAGATGGTTGAGACACAAAAACCAGGAACATCAGGAGAGATTAGATATGGAAAACGGGAAGGAgtaccaaaaggaaaaaaaacgtgTGGATGA